In Jeotgalibaca arthritidis, a single genomic region encodes these proteins:
- a CDS encoding ABC transporter ATP-binding protein, which translates to MTLSIADLTVQYGDRTILNQISFDIEKASIIGLVAPNGTGKTTLFNAIMRYIPIKGGSITIDGKTYSNSRKDILKLHQQVTFFPDQADLYENFSGREHIQMYADIWQKKAGQTVDQIIDRLHMNHYVDRHVHTYSLGMRQRLCFAMMCAADTPIMLMDEVMNGLDPENVNLVSSVLNHLRSEGKIIMVASHLLDNLDEYADKVYFLEDGKFVYISDHHQEKDQYVKAKLAKVDYDRLLPLPEGSLYLDNNLCCIPVKNDQEALHYVSQLRHYKVEQLSVGPLGTADHYIRIYDFTTENKE; encoded by the coding sequence ATGACTTTATCCATAGCTGACCTAACCGTCCAATACGGCGATCGCACTATTCTAAATCAGATTAGCTTTGATATTGAAAAAGCATCCATTATCGGTTTGGTTGCACCTAACGGAACGGGAAAAACCACCCTATTCAATGCTATTATGCGCTACATCCCTATTAAAGGTGGCAGCATCACCATTGACGGCAAAACCTATAGCAACAGCCGAAAAGATATTTTAAAGCTCCATCAACAAGTTACCTTTTTCCCTGACCAAGCAGACTTGTACGAGAATTTTTCAGGCCGCGAACATATTCAAATGTATGCTGATATTTGGCAAAAAAAAGCCGGACAGACCGTTGATCAAATTATTGATCGACTACATATGAATCACTACGTCGACCGCCATGTTCACACTTATTCATTAGGAATGCGTCAACGCCTCTGTTTTGCCATGATGTGCGCTGCCGACACACCCATAATGTTGATGGATGAAGTGATGAACGGACTGGACCCTGAAAATGTCAATCTAGTATCGAGCGTTCTGAATCACTTACGCTCTGAGGGGAAAATTATTATGGTTGCCTCTCACTTACTCGACAATCTAGATGAATACGCTGATAAGGTTTACTTTTTAGAAGATGGGAAGTTTGTTTATATTTCTGACCACCATCAAGAAAAAGATCAGTATGTCAAAGCAAAACTTGCAAAAGTCGACTATGATCGCTTGCTCCCACTTCCAGAAGGCAGCCTTTATTTAGACAATAATCTCTGCTGTATTCCGGTTAAAAACGACCAAGAAGCCCTTCATTACGTTAGCCAGCTACGTCACTACAAGGTGGAACAATTGTCAGTTGGGCCTCTAGGAACGGCTGATCATTATATTCGCATCTATGATTTTACAACAGAGAATAAGGAGTGA
- a CDS encoding ABC transporter ATP-binding protein, with protein MLKRFFSYYRPYKSLFILDFTCAVIAAILELAFPVAVNNVIDSILPSGKWSLVIIASLALLLLYVINTAMQYIVTYFGHKLGVNIETDMRQELFSHMQKQSFSYYDNNKTGKLMTRLTTDLFEISEVAHHGPEDIFITIITLLGAFLLMLQVHTKLAIATVCLIPLIMFAVSYFNRKMTKVNTRIYEDLGEFNAGIEASVSGIRVVQAFANEDHEAERFKFLNQAYRKSKLLFYKMMGLSSSYNYLIIRLINLFALFFGSYYTIQGELSYGDFVGFILLSNIFVRPIEKVNNMIELYPKGIAGFRRFAEEMDRPPLITDKVGAISVDGLKGNISYENVSFWYDESEKVLDNISLTIKAGETVAFVGPSGAGKTTLCNLLPRFYDIKEGQITVDGYNIQDVTMASLRNEIGVVQQDVYLFPGTIRENIAYGKLDASEDEIKRAAQLANLDHVIAAMPEGLDTVIGERGVKLSGGQKQRLSIARMFLKNPPILILDEATSALDTETEQVIQESLDSLAVGRTTLIIAHRLATIKHATRIVVVDETGISEQGTHDELMAINGTYRRLYEAQFLD; from the coding sequence ATGCTTAAACGATTTTTCTCCTATTATCGCCCTTATAAATCATTGTTTATCCTTGATTTTACATGTGCTGTTATTGCAGCCATCTTAGAGTTGGCCTTTCCTGTTGCGGTCAACAATGTGATTGATTCTATTCTACCTTCAGGCAAATGGAGTCTCGTTATTATCGCATCTTTAGCTTTGTTATTACTCTATGTCATCAACACGGCTATGCAATACATCGTTACCTACTTTGGACACAAGCTAGGCGTTAATATCGAAACCGATATGCGTCAAGAATTGTTCAGTCATATGCAAAAGCAAAGCTTTAGTTACTATGACAACAACAAAACCGGTAAGTTGATGACACGTCTCACCACCGATTTGTTTGAAATTTCAGAAGTGGCCCACCACGGCCCTGAAGATATTTTCATTACGATTATCACCTTGTTGGGGGCCTTTTTACTGATGCTGCAAGTCCATACTAAATTGGCGATTGCGACAGTCTGCTTGATTCCACTCATCATGTTCGCAGTGTCTTACTTCAACCGCAAAATGACGAAAGTAAACACACGCATTTATGAAGACTTAGGCGAATTCAATGCTGGCATTGAGGCTTCGGTCAGCGGTATTCGCGTTGTTCAAGCTTTTGCTAACGAAGATCACGAAGCGGAACGCTTTAAGTTTTTAAACCAAGCTTATCGCAAATCAAAACTGCTCTTCTATAAAATGATGGGCTTGAGCTCGTCTTATAACTATTTGATTATTCGTTTAATTAACTTGTTTGCCCTTTTCTTCGGTTCTTACTACACCATTCAAGGTGAGCTAAGTTACGGTGACTTTGTTGGATTTATTTTACTATCCAATATTTTTGTTCGTCCGATTGAAAAGGTTAATAATATGATTGAACTTTATCCTAAAGGAATTGCTGGGTTCCGTCGCTTCGCTGAGGAGATGGACCGTCCGCCGCTGATTACTGATAAAGTAGGAGCTATAAGCGTTGACGGCTTAAAAGGGAATATTTCCTATGAGAATGTCTCTTTTTGGTACGACGAATCAGAAAAAGTATTGGATAATATTAGCCTGACGATTAAAGCAGGCGAGACGGTTGCCTTTGTCGGTCCAAGTGGGGCTGGTAAAACAACCCTATGTAATTTGCTGCCACGCTTTTATGACATTAAGGAAGGCCAGATTACGGTTGACGGCTATAATATTCAAGATGTGACGATGGCGTCGCTGCGGAATGAGATTGGTGTCGTTCAACAAGATGTTTACCTCTTCCCAGGAACCATTCGAGAAAACATTGCTTATGGAAAACTGGATGCTAGCGAAGACGAGATTAAACGCGCGGCTCAATTAGCCAACCTTGACCATGTGATCGCTGCTATGCCAGAGGGATTAGATACGGTGATTGGTGAACGTGGTGTGAAACTGTCAGGCGGTCAAAAACAACGTCTGTCGATTGCACGTATGTTCCTAAAGAATCCACCGATCTTAATTTTAGACGAAGCAACCTCTGCACTTGATACCGAAACAGAACAAGTCATTCAAGAATCACTTGATTCCTTGGCAGTAGGTAGAACAACCTTAATTATTGCCCACCGTTTAGCAACCATTAAACATGCAACACGTATTGTTGTAGTTGATGAAACAGGGATTTCTGAACAAGGAACTCACGATGAACTGATGGCCATTAACGGCACTTACCGCCGCTTGTATGAAGCACAGTTTTTAGATTAA
- a CDS encoding ISL3 family transposase: MTQIHCIKKMFGIKDPNIILEDIPVEFEKLNQINHMIIQGKLTYTPRCCVNCGVLNQSHQDIIKNGTKVSTIKLTHINFQPLLLRLKKQRFLCKHCHQTFIAETTLVERHCFISTIIKQTIAMELREIQSMTLVAQHLSVSTSTVIRVLRQVAKPLASKHLYLPQHLSIDEFKSVGAVSGAMSFLFIDAQNHRLMDVVEDRRKDHLIDYFLRYPKESRYSVKTVTMDMYSPYMAVVKTCFPNAQIVIDRFHIVQHLNRALNTHRIRVMNNLYSKRPRDYRKLKKQWKLLLKNDWELNVSDYRTHRLYDGLMTEKMMVDYLLSLDPQLRQVYMLVNHLRFALYQHDFEQFSTILEDTRQQILPRKIRTTVQTLVTHRVGISNACFYTLSNGAIEGINNKIKTIKRSGFGYRNYTNLRARILVSFRLTINHFEPKALRYQDEQARQKEKAKVRI; the protein is encoded by the coding sequence ATGACCCAAATTCATTGTATTAAAAAAATGTTCGGAATAAAAGACCCAAATATTATTTTAGAAGATATTCCTGTAGAATTTGAAAAACTAAACCAAATCAATCATATGATTATACAGGGGAAATTGACCTATACACCGCGTTGTTGCGTCAATTGTGGTGTTTTAAATCAATCTCATCAAGATATCATCAAGAATGGAACAAAAGTATCGACCATTAAGCTGACGCACATCAATTTTCAGCCACTTCTTCTACGCCTAAAGAAACAACGTTTCTTGTGCAAGCATTGTCATCAGACTTTTATCGCTGAAACAACTCTGGTTGAACGCCATTGTTTTATCTCCACTATTATTAAACAAACTATTGCGATGGAGCTGCGTGAAATACAGTCCATGACATTGGTAGCTCAGCACTTGTCTGTTTCGACGAGTACTGTTATTCGTGTGCTTAGACAGGTTGCGAAACCGCTAGCTTCTAAGCATCTCTACTTGCCTCAACATCTCTCTATTGATGAATTTAAGTCAGTTGGAGCTGTCTCAGGTGCGATGAGTTTTCTATTTATTGATGCTCAAAACCATCGGTTAATGGATGTCGTTGAAGACAGAAGAAAAGATCATCTCATTGATTATTTTTTACGGTATCCAAAAGAGTCTCGTTATAGCGTGAAGACGGTCACCATGGACATGTATTCGCCTTATATGGCAGTGGTAAAAACGTGTTTTCCAAACGCCCAAATTGTCATTGATCGCTTTCATATCGTGCAGCATCTCAATCGCGCACTCAATACACATCGTATTCGTGTGATGAATAATCTCTACAGTAAACGCCCGAGGGATTACCGTAAGTTAAAGAAACAATGGAAGTTGCTTTTAAAAAATGACTGGGAATTAAATGTGAGTGATTACCGAACCCATCGTCTTTATGACGGTCTGATGACTGAAAAGATGATGGTTGATTATTTATTGTCCCTTGATCCACAGTTGCGTCAGGTTTACATGTTAGTCAATCATCTCCGTTTCGCCCTTTATCAGCATGATTTTGAACAATTTAGCACGATTTTAGAAGACACTAGACAACAGATATTACCAAGAAAGATCCGTACCACCGTCCAAACGTTAGTGACACATCGAGTGGGTATTAGCAATGCCTGTTTTTATACCCTTTCTAATGGCGCCATTGAAGGTATTAACAATAAAATTAAGACCATAAAGCGATCTGGGTTTGGTTATCGTAATTACACGAATCTCCGTGCGCGTATTCTGGTCAGTTTCCGCTTGACTATCAATCATTTTGAGCCCAAGGCATTACGCTATCAAGACGAACAAGCTAGACAAAAAGAAAAAGCCAAAGTGAGAATTTAA
- a CDS encoding helix-turn-helix domain-containing protein: MTDKKSTQEEKIKIVQDCLANSLSYKKTAEKYQVSYNNVYSWVQKYKKHGPDGLVDGRGRGKPNSVQTEEERIRAENAALRARNEYLETENVALKKLEEVERELMSRKRGMKRNTKRSRNYKKKDTK, encoded by the coding sequence ATGACAGATAAAAAATCAACACAAGAAGAAAAAATCAAAATAGTCCAAGACTGCCTAGCTAATAGTTTATCTTATAAAAAAACTGCTGAGAAGTATCAGGTATCCTACAATAACGTGTATTCATGGGTTCAAAAATATAAGAAGCATGGTCCTGACGGACTAGTAGATGGACGAGGTCGCGGCAAACCAAACTCTGTTCAAACGGAAGAAGAAAGAATCCGGGCTGAAAATGCAGCTTTAAGAGCACGAAATGAGTATCTAGAAACGGAGAACGTAGCGTTAAAAAAGTTAGAAGAAGTGGAAAGAGAGTTGATGTCACGCAAACGAGGTATGAAGCGGAATACCAAACGATCAAGAAACTACAAAAAGAAGGATACAAAGTAA
- a CDS encoding MFS transporter, whose amino-acid sequence MSEFKDGQASRYHQAKQWEIAFFSLNNSATNLYLFAFGFLTYYATGIAGFATLLVSNLLGAARLFDGIIDPTIGIVMDKFNTRWGKFRPLMLVSNIGLILSFLLLFSTHRLSGAAQVVVFLIALVFHKIVYSFQQTVTKAAQPALTNDPTQRPLFSIYDTVFSSIGVFAMGQVVVSNFLAPRHNGEFNQAFFTEFLTGIMILSAVLTVLAIIGISRKDRTEYFGLGEDTVETKSLQDYLSVIKGNTPLITLAICGGLMKFIAQLLSDQAFLVILFGIILGNYGLSGQLSLWQIVPNLIVVVLFTRLATRRDLKTSYTVSILIAMTAMLVMLAILWTSGDPTQIFGNGGLLPIVFGIAYIAMKISSTYPNSIVLTMSADISDFETSRSGRFVSGLIGTVFSLTDSIASSLAPIFIGFIVAGIGFKEAYPDASEPLTDNLFNGGLILLGIPLILYIFVFILIRKYPLNREAMDKVQLAISEKKKDDLFK is encoded by the coding sequence ATGTCAGAATTTAAAGATGGACAAGCGTCGCGTTATCACCAAGCTAAGCAATGGGAAATTGCCTTTTTCTCATTAAATAACTCTGCCACAAACCTGTATTTATTTGCTTTTGGTTTTCTCACTTATTATGCGACAGGGATTGCTGGTTTCGCTACCTTGCTTGTCAGTAATTTACTGGGTGCTGCTCGGCTGTTCGATGGGATTATTGACCCAACAATCGGTATTGTTATGGATAAATTCAATACACGATGGGGGAAATTCAGACCATTGATGCTCGTCTCCAATATCGGACTCATTCTTTCTTTTTTACTTTTGTTTAGCACTCACCGCTTAAGCGGCGCAGCGCAAGTTGTAGTTTTTTTAATTGCCCTCGTCTTCCATAAAATTGTTTATTCCTTCCAGCAAACCGTTACGAAAGCTGCCCAACCGGCATTGACCAATGATCCTACTCAGCGGCCATTATTCTCGATTTATGATACCGTATTTAGTTCGATTGGTGTGTTTGCTATGGGGCAAGTGGTTGTTTCAAACTTCCTCGCTCCTCGTCATAACGGTGAATTTAACCAAGCTTTTTTCACGGAGTTTTTAACCGGTATTATGATTTTATCTGCTGTTTTGACAGTTTTAGCCATTATCGGAATCAGCCGCAAAGACCGTACAGAATACTTTGGTTTAGGTGAGGATACGGTTGAAACCAAATCGCTACAAGATTACCTATCTGTTATTAAAGGCAATACACCACTGATAACACTAGCAATCTGCGGTGGTCTAATGAAATTTATCGCCCAATTATTGAGTGACCAAGCCTTTTTAGTCATTTTATTCGGTATTATTTTAGGCAATTACGGTTTGTCAGGTCAACTATCCTTGTGGCAAATTGTACCGAACTTAATCGTCGTTGTTTTATTCACTCGTTTGGCAACCCGAAGAGACTTGAAAACATCTTATACCGTTTCAATCTTGATTGCGATGACAGCAATGTTAGTGATGTTAGCGATTCTTTGGACATCAGGAGACCCAACGCAAATCTTTGGCAATGGCGGTCTGTTACCAATTGTATTTGGTATCGCCTATATCGCAATGAAAATTTCATCAACATACCCTAACTCTATTGTCCTAACCATGTCCGCCGACATTTCGGATTTTGAGACATCACGTTCTGGCCGCTTTGTATCAGGTCTGATCGGAACGGTCTTTTCATTAACCGACTCCATCGCCTCATCACTGGCGCCTATCTTCATCGGATTCATCGTTGCCGGTATTGGCTTTAAAGAGGCCTATCCCGACGCTTCAGAACCATTAACTGACAACCTATTCAACGGCGGACTCATTCTACTCGGCATTCCGCTCATTCTCTACATCTTTGTTTTCATCCTGATTCGCAAATACCCACTAAACCGCGAAGCCATGGACAAAGTTCAATTAGCCATTTCAGAAAAAAAGAAAGATGACCTATTCAAATAA
- a CDS encoding helix-turn-helix transcriptional regulator — protein MTHFSEKIYQLRKEFSYSQEEVAERLQVSRQTISNWENGTAQPALDKAVELSNLFQVSLDELVGKIVGKSKPISPLLSDLVGQTITIFLVPSSDAWISVSRTEVTACEVIAVSEHSLKVIVSEKKQRIERVFMLRDIVGMKQEVV, from the coding sequence ATGACTCATTTTAGTGAAAAAATATATCAATTAAGAAAAGAATTTTCCTACTCGCAAGAAGAGGTGGCGGAGCGACTACAAGTGTCGCGTCAAACCATCTCAAATTGGGAAAATGGCACAGCTCAACCTGCCTTAGACAAAGCAGTCGAATTATCCAATTTATTTCAAGTGTCTCTCGATGAATTAGTCGGAAAAATAGTCGGTAAAAGCAAACCGATTAGTCCCCTACTATCTGATTTAGTTGGTCAAACCATTACGATCTTTCTCGTGCCAAGTTCAGATGCTTGGATATCGGTAAGTCGAACGGAAGTAACAGCTTGCGAAGTCATAGCAGTTAGTGAGCATAGTTTGAAAGTCATTGTTAGCGAAAAGAAACAACGAATCGAACGTGTCTTCATGTTGAGAGATATCGTTGGAATGAAACAAGAGGTGGTATAA
- a CDS encoding P-II family nitrogen regulator encodes MNKEMLSQTSLSELDQNYTLLTVIVNQNKAEKITQYAKRIGIKRYTSFRGKGTATSAILQMLEISDINREVIIFIIPTVQVDEMMAKLTEKFHFEKPSQGILFTVKLSHVLGITHKAPENSLPDTNLHTDLIGMCTIVDKGLASDVLDVCNRDSFLGGTILPAHGSARESVKIFNFAIEPEKELVLMLIPVNKANDMKNRLVEKLNLKDKNSGIFFTFAIDQVRGLKKKEGYEDSEHDIKERLADWEHEEAHYDAIWTIVPEGYDGDVVRAAEKGGSQGATILSARGAHVRDHSLMIADIEPEREVVIVITKRDATYDICKEINEKFRLDDPGQGVVFVFPIHEPVGLLNK; translated from the coding sequence ATGAATAAAGAAATGCTGTCACAAACAAGTCTTTCTGAATTAGACCAGAACTACACGCTTTTAACTGTCATCGTTAATCAAAATAAAGCTGAAAAAATTACCCAATATGCCAAGCGAATTGGGATTAAACGCTACACTAGCTTCCGCGGTAAAGGAACGGCTACAAGTGCCATTTTACAAATGCTAGAGATTAGCGACATCAACCGCGAAGTGATTATCTTTATCATTCCGACTGTTCAAGTCGATGAGATGATGGCAAAGTTAACTGAAAAATTCCATTTCGAGAAACCGAGTCAAGGGATTCTCTTTACAGTCAAGTTATCGCACGTACTCGGCATCACTCACAAAGCACCAGAAAATAGCTTGCCCGACACTAACCTTCACACCGATTTAATCGGGATGTGTACGATTGTTGATAAGGGACTAGCTAGCGACGTCTTGGATGTTTGTAACCGTGATAGCTTCCTAGGTGGGACGATTCTGCCAGCTCACGGCTCTGCTCGTGAATCGGTTAAAATCTTTAACTTTGCGATTGAACCGGAAAAAGAACTGGTTTTAATGCTCATTCCAGTAAACAAGGCCAACGACATGAAAAATCGACTGGTTGAAAAACTGAATTTAAAGGATAAAAATTCCGGCATCTTCTTTACCTTTGCCATCGATCAAGTCAGAGGGCTGAAGAAAAAAGAAGGCTACGAAGATAGCGAACATGATATTAAAGAACGACTAGCTGACTGGGAACATGAAGAAGCGCATTACGATGCGATTTGGACCATTGTGCCAGAAGGTTATGACGGTGATGTCGTACGAGCTGCTGAAAAAGGTGGCTCACAAGGTGCAACCATTCTTTCTGCAAGAGGTGCCCATGTTCGTGACCATAGCTTGATGATTGCTGATATTGAACCGGAACGTGAAGTGGTCATTGTGATTACAAAGCGTGACGCAACGTATGATATTTGTAAAGAAATCAACGAGAAATTCCGTTTGGATGATCCCGGTCAAGGCGTTGTTTTCGTCTTCCCTATCCATGAACCAGTTGGTTTGTTAAATAAATGA
- a CDS encoding DUF1538 domain-containing protein yields MNALTEKFREIAIGVLPIVGTVLLLHFFVTPLEGVILGRFLLGSALILIGMPLFLLGVDISISPIGEDMSHSLIQTNKMKIVVLGSFLFGFIISVAEPDLHILAKQVSVVTNHLIPQMLLVIVVSLGIGLLIALGMYRILKRIPLNRFMTIIYGLIFILALFSSGDFLAIAFDASGSTTGSVTVPFMLAMAAGASAITRSGSQEDSDSFGLLGIASSGAIVGVLLMGIIGGKGELTGALPLDEVASVSVISAFTQMIPSTAMESLLSLLPVLALFLIINAISLKKKKRELQRIAVGLFYTVVGLILFLTGVNAGFMDASRRLGFLLAENHSAFFVILVGAVFGVLTIPAEPSVYILNKQIERETTGAIKSRTVMISLCIGVGAAVGLSILRIMVPALQLWHILLPGMIIAIVLSYFVPDIFVGIAYDSGGVAAGTMTATFILPYTQGIAESYPMANVLTDGFGVIALVAITPIITVQLLGWIYRLRTKNDHKKTEGEVYE; encoded by the coding sequence TTGAACGCACTAACAGAAAAATTTAGAGAAATAGCCATTGGCGTTCTCCCAATTGTGGGGACTGTTCTCTTATTACACTTTTTTGTCACACCGCTAGAAGGCGTCATTCTTGGCCGTTTCTTGCTCGGTTCTGCATTAATTTTAATTGGTATGCCGCTTTTCTTACTCGGCGTTGATATCAGTATTAGTCCGATTGGCGAAGATATGAGTCATTCTCTCATCCAAACCAATAAGATGAAAATAGTTGTTCTCGGCAGCTTCCTTTTTGGTTTTATTATTTCAGTCGCTGAACCCGATCTTCATATTTTAGCTAAGCAAGTCAGTGTTGTAACGAATCATTTAATTCCACAAATGCTACTTGTGATTGTCGTGTCCTTAGGGATTGGTCTGTTAATCGCTCTGGGTATGTATCGTATTTTAAAACGCATCCCCTTGAACCGCTTCATGACCATCATTTACGGACTTATTTTTATTTTAGCCCTATTTTCAAGCGGGGATTTCTTAGCGATTGCCTTTGATGCTTCCGGATCAACAACTGGTTCGGTAACGGTTCCCTTTATGCTTGCGATGGCAGCCGGAGCTTCTGCTATTACCCGTAGTGGTAGCCAAGAGGATTCGGATAGCTTCGGTCTATTAGGGATTGCGTCTTCTGGTGCAATCGTGGGTGTTTTATTAATGGGGATTATCGGTGGAAAAGGTGAACTAACCGGTGCTTTGCCGCTGGATGAGGTGGCCTCTGTGTCAGTTATCAGTGCCTTTACTCAAATGATTCCATCGACTGCTATGGAATCGTTACTGTCTCTTTTACCCGTTCTTGCTTTGTTTTTAATTATCAATGCGATTAGTTTGAAAAAGAAAAAACGTGAGCTACAACGTATTGCTGTTGGTTTGTTTTATACTGTTGTCGGATTAATTTTATTCTTAACTGGGGTAAATGCCGGCTTCATGGATGCCAGCCGTCGTTTAGGCTTTTTACTGGCTGAAAACCACTCTGCTTTCTTTGTTATTTTAGTGGGTGCCGTCTTCGGTGTTCTCACAATTCCGGCAGAGCCTTCTGTTTACATTTTGAACAAACAAATCGAACGTGAAACGACCGGTGCGATTAAATCACGTACGGTTATGATCAGTCTCTGTATCGGTGTTGGTGCAGCAGTTGGCCTATCTATTTTACGGATTATGGTGCCAGCCTTGCAACTTTGGCATATCCTATTACCAGGTATGATTATTGCCATCGTTCTTTCTTATTTCGTTCCCGATATTTTCGTTGGGATTGCTTATGATTCCGGCGGTGTTGCTGCAGGTACGATGACGGCTACCTTCATCCTTCCTTATACGCAAGGAATCGCTGAATCTTATCCGATGGCGAATGTCTTAACCGATGGCTTTGGTGTGATTGCTCTAGTTGCTATTACGCCAATCATTACGGTACAATTGCTAGGTTGGATTTATCGACTACGCACCAAAAATGATCATAAAAAAACGGAGGGTGAGGTTTATGAATAA
- a CDS encoding immunoglobulin-like domain-containing protein, with the protein MILQKKNVFILTLLLLLAFLSACQKTVDLEPSSYQDSDLNQLDGVTMLVTPTEHPVTTESIALTIKNESNEEHSYGVEFKLEKEIDGEWYEVPFEGEVSWIMIAYILEANSENNETISFDLLDKNTLTEGNYRLIKQISGQAISAAFTLTE; encoded by the coding sequence ATGATTCTTCAAAAGAAAAATGTGTTTATCCTTACTCTTTTATTGCTACTAGCTTTCTTATCTGCTTGTCAAAAAACGGTAGATTTAGAACCATCGTCGTATCAAGATTCAGACTTAAATCAATTGGATGGTGTGACTATGCTAGTGACGCCGACTGAACATCCTGTAACAACCGAATCAATCGCACTAACCATCAAAAATGAATCCAATGAAGAACACTCTTACGGGGTTGAGTTTAAACTGGAAAAAGAAATAGATGGTGAGTGGTATGAGGTGCCCTTTGAAGGAGAGGTATCTTGGATTATGATTGCTTATATTTTGGAAGCAAACAGTGAAAATAATGAAACGATTAGCTTTGACTTATTAGATAAGAATACGCTGACTGAAGGAAACTACCGCCTTATTAAACAAATTAGCGGGCAAGCCATTTCGGCAGCATTTACATTAACAGAATGA